In Acidobacteriota bacterium, the following proteins share a genomic window:
- a CDS encoding B12-binding domain-containing radical SAM protein, translating to MKARPRPGKRVVLVYPSTGQDVYGINTGLPLGLMMVGTVLKQKGYDPVIVDQRTEADFEGAVRRELAGGDVLFLGVSSMTGFQIRGGLTAARLARERDPDLPVVWGGVHPSLVPEGTVRHPLVDAVCAGEGEETVADLADALAAGRSLEGTPGVWVKAGDGVSAGPERPLIADLDTLPPVDYDLVDAARYRTIGHILREPQLQFVTSRGCTHRCGFCYNLLFNRGKYRAQSAGRVHAELKRIAERFGVRSLFLYDDYFFADRRRVLDILDQLEAGDEKFLFEVSCRVDFLDRADEALLRRLRTNGFQELLVGVESGNDEVLRVIGKRFTVAEVERANRKIGPAGLNVKYSFMAGFPGETDDQLFDTVDLMRRLLRDNPNVSTTPLSIYTPYPGTPLFDLCLEKGLSNFPSTLDEWADYDWVEARHSFLDKRRIKHLNRLNVMSRFFDRKAFERFGGRWMRLPVMAFYGLYHALIAWRLKHRRLGFMPEVALVNRLQRAYVNRLHRKMLGRGV from the coding sequence ATGAAGGCGCGGCCCCGCCCCGGAAAGCGCGTCGTGCTGGTTTACCCGTCCACGGGGCAGGACGTCTACGGCATCAACACCGGGCTGCCCCTGGGGCTGATGATGGTGGGGACGGTCCTCAAGCAGAAGGGCTACGACCCCGTCATCGTGGACCAGCGCACGGAGGCCGATTTCGAGGGGGCCGTCCGGCGGGAACTGGCGGGTGGCGATGTCCTCTTCCTGGGCGTCTCCAGCATGACCGGCTTCCAGATCCGCGGGGGGCTGACGGCGGCCCGGCTGGCCCGGGAGCGCGACCCGGACCTGCCCGTGGTCTGGGGAGGCGTGCACCCCAGCCTCGTCCCCGAGGGGACCGTGCGGCACCCCCTGGTGGACGCCGTGTGCGCCGGCGAGGGCGAGGAGACCGTCGCCGACCTCGCCGATGCCTTGGCCGCGGGACGTTCCCTCGAGGGCACCCCCGGCGTCTGGGTGAAGGCGGGGGACGGGGTGAGCGCCGGCCCCGAACGCCCCCTGATCGCCGACCTGGACACCCTCCCCCCGGTGGACTACGACCTGGTGGACGCCGCCCGGTACCGCACCATCGGCCACATCCTGCGGGAGCCCCAGCTCCAGTTCGTCACCTCCCGCGGCTGCACCCACCGCTGCGGCTTCTGCTACAACCTTCTCTTCAACAGGGGGAAGTACCGGGCCCAAAGCGCGGGGCGCGTCCACGCCGAACTGAAGCGCATCGCGGAGCGCTTCGGGGTCCGCTCCCTCTTCCTCTACGACGACTACTTCTTCGCCGACCGCCGGCGTGTGCTGGACATCCTGGACCAACTGGAAGCGGGCGACGAGAAGTTCCTCTTCGAGGTGAGCTGCCGGGTGGACTTTCTGGACCGAGCCGACGAGGCCCTCCTCCGCCGCTTGCGCACCAACGGCTTCCAGGAACTGCTCGTCGGCGTGGAGTCGGGCAACGACGAGGTCCTCCGCGTGATCGGCAAGCGCTTCACCGTGGCGGAGGTGGAGCGGGCCAACCGCAAGATCGGCCCCGCGGGGCTCAACGTCAAGTACAGCTTCATGGCCGGCTTCCCCGGCGAGACCGACGACCAGCTGTTCGACACCGTGGACCTCATGCGGCGCCTCCTCCGCGACAACCCCAACGTCAGCACCACCCCCCTCTCCATCTACACCCCCTACCCCGGCACGCCCCTCTTCGACCTCTGCCTGGAGAAAGGGCTCTCCAACTTCCCTTCCACCCTCGACGAGTGGGCCGACTACGACTGGGTCGAGGCCCGCCACTCCTTCCTGGACAAGCGCCGGATCAAGCACCTCAACCGCCTGAACGTCATGAGCCGCTTCTTCGACCGCAAGGCCTTCGAGCGCTTCGGCGGCCGATGGATGCGCCTCCCCGTCATGGCCTTCTACGGCCTCTACCACGCCCTCATCGCGTGGCGGCTCAAGCACCGCCGCCTCGGCTTCATGCCCGAGGTGGCCCTGGTCAACCGCCTCCAGCGCGCCTACGTGAACCGGCTGCACCGGAAGATGCTGGGAAGAGGGGTTTAG
- a CDS encoding radical SAM protein: MNVRPKTKSAHRLRLLLSYLRRKTVCPGLPLWAAISSTSRCNLRCPMCPRAISEFGNRDIDFDLFTKIVDEGAPYFECVIPYGGGEPLLNPRIFEMVRYCREKRIYTLLSTNATLLDADRTEALLDSGLDYLIIAFDGTTPEVYEQYRVGADFAKVRANILHFLKRKVERKSRTGVALQMVRLPANRHQVADYRRMWRLPGVDAVRIKEDEICVEGVGLEERKHQPAKRKNPCYFLWQGPVYIEENGDVFPCCHAWTAQPVGNVAKKPLAEIWNNETMQAMRRAHLEGRPEAFPECANCLAPRPRFPLIVGSYLASALHVRKLIPVMERLSLRYGISLFEDRR, from the coding sequence TTGAACGTCCGCCCCAAGACCAAGTCCGCCCACCGCCTCCGCCTCCTGCTCAGCTACCTGCGCCGGAAGACGGTTTGCCCCGGCCTGCCCCTGTGGGCCGCCATCTCCAGCACGTCCCGCTGCAACCTGCGCTGCCCCATGTGCCCCCGGGCCATCTCCGAGTTCGGCAACCGGGACATCGACTTTGACCTCTTCACGAAGATCGTGGACGAGGGCGCCCCATACTTCGAGTGCGTCATCCCCTACGGCGGCGGCGAGCCGCTGCTCAACCCGCGGATCTTCGAGATGGTCCGCTACTGCCGCGAAAAGCGGATCTACACCCTCCTCTCCACCAACGCCACCCTGCTGGACGCCGACCGCACCGAGGCTCTGCTGGACAGCGGCCTGGACTACCTCATCATCGCCTTCGACGGGACGACCCCCGAGGTGTACGAGCAGTACCGGGTCGGGGCCGACTTCGCCAAGGTCCGCGCCAACATCCTCCACTTCCTGAAGCGGAAGGTGGAGCGGAAGAGCCGGACGGGGGTGGCCCTCCAGATGGTCCGCCTGCCGGCCAACCGCCACCAGGTGGCGGATTACCGGAGGATGTGGCGCCTCCCCGGCGTGGACGCCGTCCGGATCAAGGAGGACGAGATCTGCGTGGAGGGCGTCGGCCTCGAGGAGCGCAAGCACCAGCCGGCCAAGCGCAAGAACCCCTGCTACTTCCTCTGGCAGGGCCCGGTCTACATCGAGGAGAATGGCGACGTCTTCCCGTGCTGCCACGCCTGGACCGCCCAGCCTGTCGGCAACGTGGCCAAGAAGCCCCTGGCCGAGATCTGGAACAACGAGACGATGCAGGCCATGCGCCGGGCCCACCTCGAGGGGCGCCCGGAGGCCTTCCCCGAGTGCGCGAACTGCCTGGCGCCCCGGCCGCGCTTCCCCCTCATCGTGGGGAGCTACCTGGCCAGCGCCCTGCACGTGCGCAAGCTCATCCCCGTCATGGAGCGCCTCTCCCTGCGCTACGGCATCTCCCTCTTCGAGGACCGGCGATGA
- a CDS encoding DUF5615 family PIN-like protein: MRFLIDNALSPRLALLLSEAGHDSVHVRDLNLQNSADQTIFDLAALEGRILVSADTDFGTILAVLRSTMPSIILFRRESDRRPENQLALLTRNLPSITEHLVKGSIVVLEEKRIRIRSLPL, from the coding sequence ATGAGATTCCTGATAGACAATGCGCTGTCTCCCCGCCTGGCCCTGTTGTTGAGTGAAGCTGGGCACGATTCCGTACATGTCCGGGATCTGAACCTTCAGAACTCTGCAGACCAGACCATCTTCGACCTGGCCGCACTGGAAGGACGGATTCTTGTTTCAGCTGATACCGATTTCGGTACCATTCTCGCCGTATTGAGATCGACAATGCCTTCGATCATCCTCTTTCGACGAGAATCCGATCGACGGCCAGAGAATCAACTGGCCCTTCTTACCCGCAACCTGCCTTCGATCACTGAACACTTGGTCAAAGGGAGCATCGTGGTGCTTGAAGAGAAGCGAATACGGATTCGGTCCCTCCCTCTCTGA
- a CDS encoding DUF433 domain-containing protein — MREVLVEFTRITVNPGQMGGVPCIRGLRIPVATVVGMVADAMTSEEILAAYPDLQIEDIQEALHFASMAVAEKAIPVLATS, encoded by the coding sequence ATGAGGGAGGTTCTTGTGGAATTCACTCGAATCACTGTCAACCCTGGCCAGATGGGAGGGGTACCCTGTATCCGGGGGCTCAGGATTCCTGTCGCCACGGTAGTTGGGATGGTAGCGGATGCAATGACCTCTGAAGAGATTCTTGCAGCCTATCCTGACCTTCAGATCGAGGATATTCAGGAAGCCCTTCACTTTGCATCCATGGCGGTTGCGGAGAAGGCGATTCCCGTTCTGGCCACCTCATGA
- a CDS encoding DUF2029 domain-containing protein, which yields MGNAKRTAEPDCPQPAPLRRPGARSALPSVDRLNGWEKTGLVLVLLVSLAFGALTVLRSAYLKTRRTDADVYFRAAWAVRAGDNPYLVKDTNSWHYHYPPLMAILLAPLAVPPDAAGATRADGWVTYPVAVAVWYALGLAALVFALHLAARGLERAWGVPRLHDPPPSGRPWWRLRLFPLLACVVPVGFSLVRGQPNTLLLLGMAGFAAGWLSGRFAWAGLWLGLGACVKPYLGAVLLAALWKRRWRAAGGFLAGLALGLVVIPAVLVGPSRAVELTRDFYELRLKGLLTGEMVPEIRLELDVVPGNFPSYGVSLFKALHPDPAARPPVMPDGYRWFGAALAAALAVTTLWAWGWREPPGGPRPARDLLAIGALLAVAVPAMPTCKPHYYALALPLVTGLIAWAWERRGAPRTGPGLNLLLLCYAVVMAVEQLPGLKFLREFGVLPLATLALWAAALKLLLETPPQPSREPLPAIESQTSEN from the coding sequence ATGGGTAACGCGAAACGCACAGCAGAGCCCGACTGTCCTCAGCCAGCCCCTCTGAGAAGGCCGGGCGCCCGCTCTGCCCTCCCTTCCGTGGACCGGCTCAACGGCTGGGAAAAGACCGGGCTGGTCCTGGTCCTGCTGGTCAGCCTCGCTTTCGGGGCGCTCACCGTACTCCGGTCCGCTTACCTGAAAACCCGCCGCACCGACGCCGACGTCTACTTCCGGGCCGCCTGGGCCGTGCGCGCCGGGGACAACCCCTACCTCGTGAAGGACACCAACAGCTGGCACTATCACTACCCGCCGCTGATGGCCATCCTCCTGGCGCCCCTGGCGGTCCCCCCCGACGCCGCCGGCGCCACCCGCGCGGACGGCTGGGTCACCTACCCGGTGGCGGTGGCGGTCTGGTACGCTCTCGGCCTGGCGGCCCTGGTTTTCGCCCTCCACCTGGCCGCCAGGGGTCTCGAGCGGGCATGGGGGGTCCCGCGCCTGCACGACCCGCCGCCCTCCGGCCGGCCCTGGTGGCGGCTGCGGCTCTTCCCCCTGCTGGCGTGCGTCGTGCCGGTCGGCTTCAGCCTGGTCCGGGGGCAGCCCAACACCCTCCTGCTGCTGGGCATGGCGGGTTTCGCCGCCGGCTGGCTCTCGGGGCGTTTCGCGTGGGCGGGCCTCTGGCTGGGGCTGGGCGCCTGCGTCAAGCCCTACCTGGGGGCCGTGCTCCTGGCCGCGCTCTGGAAACGCCGGTGGCGAGCGGCGGGCGGTTTCCTGGCGGGGCTGGCCCTGGGGCTGGTCGTGATTCCCGCCGTGCTGGTGGGTCCTTCCCGAGCCGTCGAGCTGACCCGCGACTTCTACGAACTTCGCCTGAAGGGGCTGCTCACCGGGGAGATGGTCCCCGAGATCCGCCTCGAGCTGGACGTGGTCCCCGGCAACTTCCCCTCCTACGGGGTGTCGCTGTTCAAGGCGCTCCACCCCGACCCCGCCGCCCGCCCGCCGGTGATGCCGGACGGCTACCGGTGGTTCGGCGCCGCCCTGGCGGCGGCCCTCGCCGTCACGACCCTGTGGGCCTGGGGGTGGCGGGAACCGCCCGGCGGCCCCCGCCCGGCGCGCGACCTGCTGGCGATCGGCGCCCTGCTCGCCGTCGCGGTCCCGGCCATGCCCACCTGCAAGCCACACTACTACGCCCTGGCCCTCCCCCTGGTGACCGGTCTGATCGCCTGGGCGTGGGAGCGCCGGGGCGCGCCCCGCACCGGTCCCGGGCTGAACCTCCTCCTCCTGTGCTACGCCGTGGTCATGGCGGTGGAACAGCTCCCGGGCCTGAAGTTCCTCCGGGAATTCGGGGTCCTCCCGCTGGCCACCCTCGCCCTCTGGGCCGCCGCCCTGAAACTGCTCCTCGAAACCCCTCCGCAACCGTCTCGAGAACCTCTCCCCGCCATCGAATCTCAAACCTCGGAAAACTAA
- a CDS encoding ABC transporter permease yields MASTDMVIPNGRVRRFHRVPVLSAFPVFWEALKIALFSIFSNKLRSFLTLIGIIIGVASVVVVGAFISGMELYVTENITSILGSHSFIVAKVAGMNMSREEWERRMRTHRDILGSDYEEVLRKSRLAKAVAVDTGTSASIHLKGKDLWDVRFIGATANIHEISNISVEAGRFFQPFEVERARPVCVVGWNLVNEFFQNVDPIGKTLKVREVEFTIVGVLTKRGSFLGMNMDNLMYIPYTVFQKIFGLRRGLTLRVKTTPENFEDCQEEVRRILRAKRHLAFTRADDFDIMSTDEINQQVEGFAGVVAMVVTPVTLIALLVGGIVIMNIMLVSVTERTREIGIRKAIGARRRDVLLQFLLEAGILGMCGGGLGILGAWTLCAAMTAALGFALSITSGYIILALTVSGGIGILAGLYPAAKASKLDPIRALSYET; encoded by the coding sequence ATGGCATCCACGGACATGGTCATCCCCAACGGGCGCGTGCGTCGGTTCCACCGGGTCCCGGTCCTCAGCGCCTTCCCCGTCTTCTGGGAGGCGCTGAAAATCGCCCTCTTCTCCATCTTCAGCAACAAGCTCCGGTCCTTCCTCACCCTCATCGGCATCATCATCGGGGTGGCGTCGGTGGTGGTGGTCGGGGCGTTCATCAGCGGCATGGAACTCTACGTCACCGAGAACATCACCAGCATCCTGGGGAGTCACTCCTTCATCGTCGCGAAGGTGGCGGGGATGAACATGAGCCGGGAGGAGTGGGAGCGCCGCATGCGAACCCACCGGGACATCCTGGGGAGCGACTACGAGGAGGTCCTCCGGAAGTCGAGGCTGGCCAAGGCGGTGGCCGTGGACACGGGCACCAGCGCCAGCATACACCTCAAGGGCAAGGACCTCTGGGATGTCCGTTTCATCGGGGCCACGGCCAACATCCACGAGATCAGCAATATCTCGGTCGAGGCGGGGCGGTTCTTCCAGCCGTTCGAGGTGGAACGCGCACGCCCCGTCTGCGTGGTGGGGTGGAACCTGGTCAACGAGTTCTTCCAGAACGTGGACCCCATCGGGAAGACCCTGAAGGTGAGGGAAGTGGAGTTCACCATTGTCGGGGTGCTCACGAAGCGGGGGAGTTTCCTCGGGATGAACATGGACAACCTGATGTACATCCCCTACACGGTGTTCCAGAAGATCTTCGGCCTGCGGCGCGGGCTGACCCTGCGCGTCAAGACGACGCCCGAGAACTTCGAGGACTGCCAGGAGGAGGTGCGCCGGATCCTCCGGGCCAAGCGCCACCTCGCGTTCACCCGCGCCGACGACTTCGACATCATGTCCACCGACGAGATCAACCAGCAGGTGGAGGGCTTCGCCGGGGTGGTGGCCATGGTGGTCACCCCTGTGACCCTCATCGCCCTCCTGGTGGGGGGGATCGTCATCATGAACATCATGCTGGTCTCCGTCACCGAGCGGACCCGGGAGATCGGCATCCGGAAAGCCATCGGGGCGAGGCGGCGCGACGTGCTCCTCCAGTTCCTCCTGGAGGCGGGGATCCTGGGCATGTGCGGGGGCGGCCTCGGCATCCTGGGCGCCTGGACCCTCTGCGCGGCCATGACGGCGGCCCTGGGATTCGCGTTGAGCATCACCAGCGGCTACATCATCCTGGCCCTGACGGTGTCGGGCGGGATCGGGATCCTGGCGGGGTTGTACCCCGCCGCCAAGGCCTCCAAGCTGGACCCCATCCGGGCCTTGTCGTACGAAACCTGA
- a CDS encoding ABC transporter permease encodes MMMTPAQRRRIWLENVSQAFQTIRSHKFRSFLTVLGVFIGIVTVVLVASILTGMRGNLVKMIEQYGTSNIYAFHLETGIRTGPPSRREWQRKPLRVEFGETIRRRCPAVDSVGYFLIPRNFSGPVKYQGNEYKDGEFRGVSPGYFDTTSIEIALGRPLNEADDDHRIQNCVLGPEVAKALFPFSTPVGKEVLIAGKAFIVVGVAAKQKTTFFGENEEDNMIYFPFKTLQRVSPQDDWVMLVIKAKEGMLQKALDQSEQVLRSERKLKAADENDFSMSTSESIISQFDNITAGVGLVTIAISAVGLMVGGIGVMNILLVSVKERTREIGVRKAIGARRKDITIQFLIEAMTLTGMGGLAGILAATTLGMLISALFPAIPAVIPLWAVTTALVLSVLIGLAFGVWPATRAARLDPIECLHYE; translated from the coding sequence ATGATGATGACCCCTGCCCAACGCCGACGCATCTGGCTCGAAAACGTCAGCCAGGCCTTCCAGACCATCCGTTCCCACAAGTTCCGGTCCTTCCTGACGGTCCTGGGCGTCTTCATCGGGATCGTGACCGTGGTCCTGGTGGCCTCCATCCTGACCGGGATGCGGGGGAACCTGGTCAAGATGATCGAGCAGTACGGCACCAGCAACATTTACGCCTTCCACCTCGAGACCGGCATCCGCACCGGGCCCCCGTCCCGCCGCGAGTGGCAGCGCAAGCCCCTCCGGGTGGAATTCGGGGAAACCATACGCCGCCGCTGCCCCGCCGTGGACTCCGTGGGCTATTTCCTCATCCCGCGCAATTTCAGCGGCCCCGTCAAGTACCAGGGGAACGAGTACAAGGACGGGGAGTTCCGCGGGGTCTCCCCGGGGTACTTCGACACCACCAGCATCGAGATCGCCCTTGGGCGCCCCCTCAACGAAGCCGACGACGACCACCGGATCCAGAACTGTGTCCTGGGGCCCGAGGTGGCCAAGGCCCTTTTCCCCTTCTCCACCCCGGTGGGGAAGGAGGTCCTGATCGCCGGCAAGGCCTTCATCGTGGTGGGCGTGGCGGCGAAGCAGAAGACCACCTTCTTCGGCGAGAACGAGGAAGACAACATGATCTACTTCCCCTTCAAGACGCTGCAGCGGGTTTCCCCCCAGGACGACTGGGTGATGCTGGTCATCAAGGCGAAAGAGGGGATGCTCCAGAAAGCCCTCGACCAGTCGGAGCAGGTCCTCCGCTCCGAGCGTAAGCTCAAGGCGGCGGACGAGAACGACTTCTCCATGTCCACCTCCGAGTCCATCATCTCCCAGTTCGACAACATCACCGCCGGCGTCGGGTTGGTGACCATCGCCATCTCCGCCGTAGGCCTGATGGTGGGCGGGATCGGGGTGATGAACATCCTCCTGGTCTCGGTGAAGGAGCGGACGCGGGAAATCGGGGTGCGGAAGGCCATCGGGGCCCGTCGGAAGGACATCACCATCCAGTTCCTCATCGAGGCCATGACCCTGACGGGGATGGGGGGGCTGGCGGGGATCCTGGCGGCCACCACGCTCGGGATGCTCATCAGTGCGCTCTTCCCGGCGATCCCGGCGGTGATCCCCCTCTGGGCGGTCACCACCGCACTGGTCCTGTCCGTCCTCATCGGGCTGGCGTTCGGCGTGTGGCCCGCCACCCGGGCGGCGCGCCTCGACCCCATCGAGTGTCTGCATTACGAGTAG
- a CDS encoding ankyrin repeat domain-containing protein has protein sequence MKNVVLFFGFLALLVPFSPAQDPAANQDDPFKNVQSGNAAWVSEWLEKDGNPNLALQDGSTILMFTGVGGSVEVARALLSKGVKVNAANKDGFTALMYGAGNGHADFVKLLAENGADLEARNRNQFTALIIAAANGQAGVVQVLLEKGARADARTNMGWTALMSAANDGFIEVVKLLLAKGAKVDTRSNDGKTALILAAANGQTAMVEFLLANGADPKATDDNGKTALSLATDIGHTEVVKVLEAHGK, from the coding sequence ATGAAAAACGTTGTTCTTTTCTTCGGGTTCCTTGCGTTGCTCGTGCCCTTTTCCCCGGCCCAGGACCCGGCCGCGAACCAGGACGACCCTTTCAAGAACGTCCAGTCGGGCAATGCGGCGTGGGTGTCCGAGTGGCTCGAGAAGGACGGGAACCCCAACCTGGCCCTGCAGGACGGATCGACCATCCTCATGTTCACGGGGGTGGGCGGCAGCGTGGAGGTTGCCCGGGCGCTCCTCTCCAAGGGCGTCAAGGTCAACGCCGCCAACAAGGACGGCTTCACGGCCCTCATGTACGGCGCGGGGAACGGTCACGCCGACTTCGTGAAGCTCCTGGCGGAAAACGGCGCCGACCTGGAAGCCCGGAACCGGAACCAGTTCACCGCCCTGATCATCGCCGCCGCCAACGGCCAGGCGGGGGTTGTCCAGGTTCTCCTGGAAAAAGGCGCGAGGGCCGACGCGCGCACCAACATGGGGTGGACCGCCCTGATGTCCGCGGCCAACGACGGTTTCATCGAGGTGGTCAAGCTGCTCCTCGCCAAGGGGGCCAAGGTCGATACGCGGAGCAACGACGGGAAAACCGCCCTGATCCTGGCCGCCGCCAACGGCCAGACGGCCATGGTGGAATTCCTCCTCGCCAACGGGGCCGACCCCAAGGCCACGGACGACAACGGCAAGACCGCCCTCTCGCTGGCCACCGACATCGGGCACACGGAAGTCGTGAAGGTCCTGGAAGCCCATGGGAAGTAG
- a CDS encoding TolC family protein — MRVTGILFALALFAFAPSLALPPDDDAKRPAGLQSPYVPDLFHHQFAPPEADPVNGPEAGELQGLIRDGKLRLRLEDAIRLAVRNNLDVHLQRLEIRDRHQAYYQSEAPFEPVWSQNFAYAQDKDPSPSTVTGIFHNWTRSISTNQVVSKYFPTGATLAADISFQRFESNQNQVLFSPSYIGTLTFSFNQHLLRGRGREVNRAPVLIARNAWKIAESDFRHKLEQLVLDVEKQYWDVLYARTDLEVKQESLRLSEKTRDDTFAQVEAGTQPELNLYKARAETARRLQEVIAAETTLRNLQQKLLGTLTPAGPPIVGPALAVELEALDPHIEEEPLSFAEAADRAVERRGDVRRAKIGLESSEIALKQAKNRLLPALDFSASYTQHGLKGGLKDLPGVNPDLIAALNNEFSGNGWESLGQMMRGRYNGFALQLSLVIPIGNLDARAAYARATIDRDYQGALLDQARQQVVLTLQTVYNNLERDRGLIAASREGRVQAEKDLEGEQAKFEAGVSVIRDLLESQRNLAQARSQEVLARIAYRKSLLDYYFATAQLLDKHGIQVAPSLERN; from the coding sequence ATGAGAGTGACGGGAATCCTCTTCGCCCTGGCCTTGTTCGCGTTCGCGCCAAGCCTCGCGCTCCCCCCGGACGACGACGCGAAACGGCCGGCGGGGCTGCAATCGCCCTACGTGCCGGACCTCTTCCACCACCAGTTCGCTCCCCCCGAAGCCGATCCGGTGAACGGGCCCGAGGCCGGGGAGCTGCAAGGGCTGATCCGGGACGGGAAACTTCGGCTGAGGCTGGAGGACGCGATCCGGCTGGCGGTTCGGAACAACCTGGATGTCCACCTTCAGCGCCTGGAGATCCGGGACCGCCACCAGGCGTACTACCAGTCCGAAGCCCCCTTCGAGCCCGTCTGGTCGCAGAATTTCGCCTACGCCCAGGACAAGGACCCCTCCCCCTCCACCGTCACCGGCATCTTCCACAACTGGACCCGGTCGATCTCCACGAACCAGGTCGTCTCCAAGTACTTCCCCACGGGCGCCACCCTCGCCGCCGACATCAGCTTCCAGCGCTTCGAGAGCAACCAGAACCAGGTCCTGTTCTCCCCCAGCTACATCGGCACCCTGACGTTCAGCTTCAACCAGCACCTTCTCCGCGGCCGGGGCCGCGAGGTGAACCGCGCTCCCGTTCTCATCGCCCGGAACGCCTGGAAGATCGCGGAGTCCGATTTCCGGCACAAGCTGGAACAGTTGGTCCTCGACGTGGAAAAGCAGTACTGGGACGTCCTCTACGCCCGGACCGACCTCGAGGTGAAGCAGGAGTCCCTGCGCCTGTCCGAAAAGACCCGGGACGACACCTTCGCCCAGGTCGAGGCCGGGACCCAGCCGGAACTCAACCTCTACAAGGCCAGGGCCGAGACGGCGCGACGCCTTCAGGAAGTCATCGCCGCCGAGACGACGCTGCGAAACCTCCAGCAGAAGCTCCTGGGCACCCTGACCCCGGCGGGCCCCCCGATCGTCGGACCGGCCCTGGCCGTGGAACTGGAAGCCCTGGACCCGCACATCGAGGAGGAACCCCTCTCCTTCGCCGAGGCCGCCGATCGCGCCGTGGAGCGACGGGGGGACGTCCGGAGAGCGAAGATCGGCCTGGAGAGTTCCGAGATCGCCCTCAAGCAGGCGAAGAACCGCCTGCTCCCCGCCCTCGATTTCAGTGCCTCCTACACCCAGCACGGCCTCAAGGGCGGCCTCAAGGACCTCCCGGGTGTCAACCCCGACCTGATCGCCGCCTTGAACAACGAGTTCTCCGGGAACGGGTGGGAGTCCCTCGGCCAGATGATGCGGGGGCGCTACAACGGCTTCGCCCTCCAGCTCTCCCTGGTGATCCCCATCGGGAACCTGGACGCCCGGGCCGCCTACGCCCGGGCCACCATCGACCGTGACTACCAGGGTGCGCTCCTCGACCAGGCCCGTCAGCAGGTCGTCCTCACCCTTCAGACGGTCTACAACAACCTGGAACGCGACCGCGGCCTGATCGCGGCGTCCCGCGAGGGGCGTGTCCAGGCGGAGAAAGATCTCGAGGGGGAGCAGGCGAAGTTCGAAGCCGGCGTGTCGGTGATCCGGGACCTGCTGGAGTCGCAGCGCAACCTCGCGCAGGCCCGCTCCCAGGAGGTGCTGGCCCGGATCGCCTACCGGAAGTCACTCCTCGACTATTACTTCGCCACCGCCCAGTTGCTGGACAAGCACGGCATCCAGGTGGCCCCTTCCCTGGAGCGTAACTGA
- a CDS encoding DUF1684 domain-containing protein codes for MRRTFSRPAGSAVFLGLAALVAFGASLAPGDGPPSPAERRKAVLADRTKKDAEFRSAPTSPMAAADRRSVAPGETAWLGTYPDVFSLGEQAPPGALFGLRFSEGRWAWTAVNGPSRPRGATPGTRSGEILPGQEFPVGRQTVAAYPSPSGLVLIRFDPDREAVTSFKGLAYFPYRPEFAVRARLVRFERPETVTLLTSRNLRKEFFRYAEIRFLHGGKAQRLTAFTTSPEGPGTETLFIPFRDATTGKGTYPAGRFLEVPHPAGEDLVLDFNTAFNPLCNYADTYNCPRPPEENRLDFPVRAGEKTYGAE; via the coding sequence ATGCGAAGAACGTTCAGCCGTCCGGCAGGTTCCGCTGTTTTCCTGGGGTTGGCGGCCCTGGTGGCCTTCGGGGCTTCGCTTGCCCCGGGGGACGGGCCCCCGTCGCCCGCCGAGCGGCGGAAAGCCGTGCTGGCGGATCGCACGAAGAAGGACGCGGAGTTCCGCTCCGCTCCCACGTCGCCCATGGCCGCCGCGGACCGGCGGTCGGTGGCGCCCGGGGAAACCGCCTGGCTCGGGACGTACCCCGACGTGTTCTCCCTGGGAGAACAGGCCCCGCCGGGGGCCCTCTTCGGGCTCCGGTTCAGCGAGGGGCGCTGGGCCTGGACGGCCGTGAACGGCCCGTCCCGGCCCCGGGGCGCAACCCCGGGCACCCGGTCCGGGGAAATCCTCCCCGGACAGGAGTTCCCCGTGGGGCGGCAGACGGTGGCGGCCTACCCGTCGCCGTCCGGGTTGGTGCTCATCCGCTTCGACCCGGATCGCGAGGCGGTCACCTCGTTCAAGGGACTCGCCTACTTTCCCTACCGCCCGGAGTTCGCCGTGAGGGCCCGGCTCGTCCGCTTCGAAAGACCCGAAACCGTGACGCTCCTCACCAGCCGGAATCTCCGGAAGGAGTTCTTCCGCTACGCCGAAATCCGTTTTCTCCACGGCGGGAAAGCGCAGCGCCTGACCGCTTTCACCACGTCGCCCGAAGGGCCGGGGACGGAGACCCTCTTCATCCCCTTCCGGGATGCCACCACGGGAAAGGGAACCTACCCCGCGGGGCGGTTCCTGGAAGTTCCACACCCCGCCGGGGAGGACCTGGTTCTGGACTTCAACACCGCCTTCAACCCCCTCTGCAACTATGCCGACACCTACAATTGCCCGCGACCGCCCGAGGAGAACCGCCTGGATTTCCCTGTCCGGGCGGGGGAGAAGACCTACGGCGCGGAGTGA